Proteins from one Chroicocephalus ridibundus chromosome 16, bChrRid1.1, whole genome shotgun sequence genomic window:
- the MASP2 gene encoding mannan-binding lectin serine protease 2 isoform X1, with protein MRLFVLMAMLYSGVSSSIVLQKMYGRITSPNFPNVYPNHKERVWNITVPKGYSVRIYFTHFNLELSYLCEYDYVKLSSGGRTLATLCGKDSTDTEEAPDNKTYVSADNNLVVMFRSDYSNEKPFTGFEAFYAAEDIDECKQLFDGEPLCNHHCHNYVGGYYCSCRVGYTLHENKRTCTA; from the exons ATGAG GCTGTTTGTCTTGATGGCTATGCTTTACAGTGGAGTAAGCAGCAGCATTGTGCTGCAGAAAATGTATGGGAGGATCACGTCCCCTAACTTCCCAAATGTCTACCCAAATCACAAGGAGAGAGTCTGGAATATTACTGTCCCCAAGGGATATTCTGTCCGCATCTACTTCACCCATTTCAATCTGGAGCTGTCTTACCTGTGTGAATACGATTATGTGAAG CTGAGCTCTGGTGGGAGGACCTTGGCTACACTGTGTGGAAAGGATAGTACAGACACCGAGGAGGCTCCGGACAACAAGACATACGTCTCCGCTGACAACAACCTCGTGGTAATGTTTCGGTCTGACTACTCCAATGAGAAACCATTCACGGGCTTTGAGGCCTTTTACGCTGCCGAAG ATATTGATGAGTGCAAACAGCTGTTTGATGGTGAACCCCTCTGCAATCACCACTGTCACAACTACGTGGGGGGCTACTATTGCAGCTGTCGGGTTGGCTACACACTGCATGAAAACAAGAGGACATGCACAG CGTGA
- the MASP2 gene encoding mannan-binding lectin serine protease 2 isoform X2: protein MAMLYSGVSSSIVLQKMYGRITSPNFPNVYPNHKERVWNITVPKGYSVRIYFTHFNLELSYLCEYDYVKLSSGGRTLATLCGKDSTDTEEAPDNKTYVSADNNLVVMFRSDYSNEKPFTGFEAFYAAEDIDECKQLFDGEPLCNHHCHNYVGGYYCSCRVGYTLHENKRTCTA from the exons ATGGCTATGCTTTACAGTGGAGTAAGCAGCAGCATTGTGCTGCAGAAAATGTATGGGAGGATCACGTCCCCTAACTTCCCAAATGTCTACCCAAATCACAAGGAGAGAGTCTGGAATATTACTGTCCCCAAGGGATATTCTGTCCGCATCTACTTCACCCATTTCAATCTGGAGCTGTCTTACCTGTGTGAATACGATTATGTGAAG CTGAGCTCTGGTGGGAGGACCTTGGCTACACTGTGTGGAAAGGATAGTACAGACACCGAGGAGGCTCCGGACAACAAGACATACGTCTCCGCTGACAACAACCTCGTGGTAATGTTTCGGTCTGACTACTCCAATGAGAAACCATTCACGGGCTTTGAGGCCTTTTACGCTGCCGAAG ATATTGATGAGTGCAAACAGCTGTTTGATGGTGAACCCCTCTGCAATCACCACTGTCACAACTACGTGGGGGGCTACTATTGCAGCTGTCGGGTTGGCTACACACTGCATGAAAACAAGAGGACATGCACAG CGTGA
- the LOC134524101 gene encoding uncharacterized protein LOC134524101 isoform X1 has protein sequence MGHCSYLHCNSVWGSQLCAEAWWCFLPHEHRAITALKSLSTGTWAAQSNSATRMLEWIGLRIPHVQSPAFDTGQRLTLQWKIQFTHCQGQFFTERLGEITSPDYPTPYPALSSCSCSIQVEDGSLITLEFTEAFNVETLPGVLCPSDVLKIYHVQS, from the exons ATGGGGCACTGTTCTTACTTACACTGTAACAGCGTATGGGGATCCCAGCTCTGTGCAGAGGCGTGGTGGTGTTTTTTGCCACATGAACACAGAGCCATCACTGCCCTGAAGAGTCTCTCAACCGGCACCTGGGCAGCTCAGAGCAATTCTGCAACACGCATGCTAGAGTGGATTGGGCTAAGGATCCCTCATGTCCAGTCTCCTGCATTTGATACTGGCCAGCGTCTTACGCTTCAGTGGAAGATACAGTTCA cccaCTGTCAGGGTCAGTTTTTTACTGAAAGACTTGGAGAAATCACCAGCCCTGACTATCCAACCCCTTATCCCGcgctcagctcctgcagctgcagtATCCAGGTAGAAGATGGCTCCCTGATCACGCTGGAGTTCACGGAGGCCTTTAATGTGGAGACACTCCCAGGCGTGTTGTGCCCCTCTGATGTCCTTAAG ATTTACCATGTCCAGTCCTGA
- the LOC134524101 gene encoding uncharacterized protein LOC134524101 isoform X2 produces the protein MGHCSYLHCNSVWGSQLCAEAWWCFLPHEHRAITALKSLSTGTWAAQSNSATRMLEWIGLRIPHVQSPAFDTGQRLTLQWKIQFTHCQGQFFTERLGEITSPDYPTPYPALSSCSCSIQVEDGSLITLEFTEAFNVETLPGVLCPSDVLKSCFLED, from the exons ATGGGGCACTGTTCTTACTTACACTGTAACAGCGTATGGGGATCCCAGCTCTGTGCAGAGGCGTGGTGGTGTTTTTTGCCACATGAACACAGAGCCATCACTGCCCTGAAGAGTCTCTCAACCGGCACCTGGGCAGCTCAGAGCAATTCTGCAACACGCATGCTAGAGTGGATTGGGCTAAGGATCCCTCATGTCCAGTCTCCTGCATTTGATACTGGCCAGCGTCTTACGCTTCAGTGGAAGATACAGTTCA cccaCTGTCAGGGTCAGTTTTTTACTGAAAGACTTGGAGAAATCACCAGCCCTGACTATCCAACCCCTTATCCCGcgctcagctcctgcagctgcagtATCCAGGTAGAAGATGGCTCCCTGATCACGCTGGAGTTCACGGAGGCCTTTAATGTGGAGACACTCCCAGGCGTGTTGTGCCCCTCTGATGTCCTTAAG
- the LOC134524101 gene encoding mannan-binding lectin serine protease 2-like isoform X3, which produces MLEWIGLRIPHVQSPAFDTGQRLTLQWKIQFTHCQGQFFTERLGEITSPDYPTPYPALSSCSCSIQVEDGSLITLEFTEAFNVETLPGVLCPSDVLKIYHVQS; this is translated from the exons ATGCTAGAGTGGATTGGGCTAAGGATCCCTCATGTCCAGTCTCCTGCATTTGATACTGGCCAGCGTCTTACGCTTCAGTGGAAGATACAGTTCA cccaCTGTCAGGGTCAGTTTTTTACTGAAAGACTTGGAGAAATCACCAGCCCTGACTATCCAACCCCTTATCCCGcgctcagctcctgcagctgcagtATCCAGGTAGAAGATGGCTCCCTGATCACGCTGGAGTTCACGGAGGCCTTTAATGTGGAGACACTCCCAGGCGTGTTGTGCCCCTCTGATGTCCTTAAG ATTTACCATGTCCAGTCCTGA